TCATTGATGTCGTAGCTAGCGTCCATATGCGGATCGTTAATCAGACCTTTCCAACCCACCGTGGTACGTGGTTTTTCAAAATAAACCCGCATCACCACTTCAAGCTCGCCTTGCAGCTCTTCACGCAATGTCAGCAAACGGGCCGCATACTCTTTGGCCGCTTGGGTATCATGAATAGAGCATGGGCCAATGACGACCAACAAGCGATCGTCTTGAGCGCGCAGGATGTTATGAATCGCTGTGCGGGTCTTGGCTACCGTTTTTGCCGCATTCTCGCTGGCTGGAAACTTCTCTAACAAAGCAACAGGGGGCAGGAGTTCCTTAATTTCATTAATCCGTAGGTCATCATTCAGGTAATTCATAGTTCTTCCATTAAGCCTTGTGGCGATCATCGCACGACGTCTATCTGTACCAATCTAGTTGAACCAATCTAGCTGGTGAATTGAACGCTGTAAATCTTCTTTATTACATTTGGTATTCTGTACAGATAAATAGCAATAACGCGGTTTACTCGATAAGACATCAACTTATTGAATGAAACCATCAATTTTTATCTGGATTATTATTTGTTATAAAATCATTAATAAGAGCCATAATCGGTTATCACCACCTCCTATCCCTAAAGGTTAATACGTTTTATGCCTAGGTTACTGTTAGTTGATGATCACCCGGTGGTACATGTTGCCCTTGAAGCCGCGCTGATGCGCGCGACCCAACGCTACCACCTGCATTGCGCTGCTGATGACCAGCAGGCGTTGGCCTTATTGGCGGAATATCACTTCGATCTGCTCATTTTGGATATCAGTTTGCCACAGCTTGACGGCTTGCAGTTTTTACGCAAAATCCGCCGCCACTATCCGCAGCAATCCATCATGATTTATACCGCCCAGGAAGAAGAGGTTTATGCCAAAATGGCTTATTCCGCTGGGGCTCAGGGTTTTATGCATAAAGGGCAGCCGATGGATCAACTATTGCAGGCCATTGGTGACGTGATTGCGGGCCAATTAGTGTTCCCCGCCAGTACACTGGAAAGCGGCTCCACACCTAACAATGAAAAATACCATTTAACCCAGAAAGAGCTGCAAATATTGGGATTACTCAGTAAAGGCCATTCTAATTTACATATTGCTGAGTTACTGAATATCAGTAATAAAACGGTCAGCACACATAAGAAAAATATCCTCAATAAAACCGGTGCCGCAAATTTACTGGCATTGATTGCCGTATTTAACGAGCTACAGCCATGAGAAGATGCTGGTTGGTATTGTTATTAATTGCTCAATTCAGCCTGCTGCTACTGCCCGCACAAGCGATCTCTGCTTTGCACTACAATTTAGTTAGTAGTCTGAACATGCCAGCCAGCACACCGTTTATCACGCCCAATAATCCATGGCGCAACGCTACTTTGCGGGTTGGCATCCTCAACGACAATGTGAGTCCCTATAATATTATTGTCGACCACGACCTGTACGGGCTGAATGCCGATTATCTTAACTATATTAAGCAGGCAACCGGTGCCAATGTAGTGGTGATAGGTTTCTCTGACGCCAAAACCCTGAATCAGGCATTAAAACAAGGTGATATTGACCTGTTGTTTGGTTTGCCTCGTAGCGCATTAAATCCTAATTTATTTATATCAAAACCCTATTTTGTCAGTAAATTACTGGTATTACGTAGCCGCCAGAATAGCCGTCAGGTGATGCTAAACTCGGCTGATGCGCGCATTGCTATTAGTAAAATGGCCGGTATGCAGTTGGTCGATGAAATTCAGAATAAAATACCGCATAACCAACTGTTTGATAATAACCTGCAAGCCATTTACTCCCTGTTAAACGGCCTTAACGACTACTTTATTGCCGATGAAACCAGTGCCAGCTTTATTATTGATCAACTGCAACTGGGGCAAATTTATCAAGTTGAAAGTGATATAAAACCCGGCAGTCTCTCTCTGGTGTTTGCGGCAACCAACCCGGCATTGATAGAGACGCTTGATCACGTTATCAGCAACGCCCCAATGGAGGTTCTGAATACTATCCAGGGCCGCTGGAGTAAAAAGATCCCCAGCTATCTCGATACCGGCAATGCTGATCTCACCCGCATGGAGCAAGAGTGGGTTAAGGCCCACCCCGTGGTTTATTATGCCGCCATCGATGATGATTATCCCTTTACTTATCGTGACAGCGATAAACAACCGCGTGGTTATATTGTCGATATCCTCAATACTATTGCGCAAAATACTGGCCTGCAATTTTCGCCAGTCTGGAGCAGTAACCCACGGTTGGCCGATCAACAAGTTCAACAAAATCAGGCCATGATGCGTGCCTTGCTGCCGCTAGCGGGGGGTTTCAAAGCACAATATGACAGCTCGATACCCATTCACCGTGCTCTGTGGGGGGTGTATACCAATGCGTTCACCCGTGATGTCTCAACGTGGGGAGATCTGTCTGGCAAGCGCCTCGGTGTGGTGGAAGGGGATTTAGGTCAGCAACTGCTCCCCAGACAAACCACGGCTATAGTCTTTACTAACCGCAAAGCGATGTATGATGCATTGGCTAATGGCCAGTTAGACGGGCTGATTGATAATGTTATCTCGGCCAACTTTATGGTTCTCTCTCGCTATGCCGGCGTAATCAAACTGGCATTTGCAGCAGATAACATTGCTTATCCGTTGGCCTTTGGCGTCGCCCAGCACTCGCCGTTACTGTTGTCGATTCTCAATAAAAACTTGCTACAAATTCCCCCCGCCACTCTGCAATCGTTACGTGATGAATGGGTGTCCGATCCTCGTAATATCATTGATGCGGTGAATGAGAATCGCATGATGCCCCCTGCCACATGGTTGTTTAGCACCCTTGGCGGGTTGTTGATATTGCTCTTAGTGGTCATGATCCGCCGTTTTATTCAGCGGCGCAAAGAGCGGCGTGAACGAGAAATCTTGGAACAGGCACGCCAGCAAGCCGAAACCGCCAATAAAATGAAAAGTAAGTTTCTGGCGACCATCAGCCATGAACTACGAACACCAATGAATGCCATCCTTGGTCTATTGGAACTGGAGCTAAAAAAAACCACTGCCACACAGGGTAACTTGCCCGTTATTTACAGCTCAGCATCATCATTACTAAGCCTGCTCAATGACTTACAAGATTATGCCAAGCTGGAAACCGGTTCGTTACAGCTATTACCACAACCTACTGCGTTGATCCCTTGGATTAATCATATTCGCGCGGTTTATCAACCGTTGCTGGGTATGCGGCCAATAACCTTAAATGTCAGTTACAGCGATAACTTACCTGAAAGAGTTCTGCTTGATGGCGGTCGTTTACTTCAGGTCATGAACAATCTAATTAACAATGCCATTAAGTTTACCCGCCAAGGTGAAATTAATGTTCGGATGGCGTGGCAACCGCAGCACGAGGGGCAAGGAGAGTTGATATTGCAGGTGGAAGACAGTGGTTGTGGGATAGCCGCTGCGGAAATACCCCACCTGTTCCAGCCCTTTTATCGAGTTGAGACCAGCAACAATCTGATGATTCAAGGCAGTGGTTTGGGCTTGTCGATCTGCAAGGAGCTGATTGATCGAATGGATGGCACTATCAGTCTGACCTCAGAGCTGAATCAGGGTACGGTAGTCACCGTCCAATTATGGGTTGCCGTGGAGACGACATCGGCTGCCATAATGAGGCCCGCAACAGCATCGACTGGCATGTTATATCTACCGCCCTCCCGTGTCGCGATAGTTGATGACCACCCGAGTAATCTGCTGCTGATGCAACAACAACTCAGGCATTTTGGTATTGAATCTGAACTGTTTGATAATGGCCGCCAGCTATTACACGCGCATTCTCAGCAGCCTTTCGATATGCTGTTTGTCGATTACAATATGCCCACGTTGGATGGTTTTACCCTCGCGCGGATCATTCGCCGACAGGAGCGCCAATCTCAGTGTATGGCGGCAAAAATCATCCTTTGCTCAGCTGATGTACAAGAATTTACCCATATCCAGCCAGGGAATATTGTTATCGACCATTGGCTGACCAAGCCAGTGATACTCAGTGACATTGAGCGGGTGTTACGCATACAAACCGTGATGGCCGAAGAAAAGCAGGTTAACGATAATCTGCGGGAAACGCTCTTACGGTTGGGTAATCAAGACCCAATCATGGTGCGCAAGTTAACAGTTACGCTACTTGATTCCGTGGTGCATGACAGCCAACAACTTGCACTGGCACAACAGCCACTGGCGGCCCGGACACCAGTATTACACCGAGTGAAGGGCAGTTTTCTGATACTGCAAAATGCCGCCGGAGCCGCACTATGCCAGCAGTTAATTAGCCAATGCCAGCAAGGGAAAATCACCCCTGCGGCTTATACTCAACTGCAAAATCTATTAGAGCAGTTAATTCAAGGCTTGAATCAAACCCTGTCAGAGTTAACATAACGCGACAGTTCAGCGCACACTTCTTATGGTTCAAGGATCAATATGGCTGTATCTTCATTTTTCCCCCAAGACAGCAACAGCAAACGCCTGCTGATAGCCTTTGTGGTTACCAGCCTATTTATGGTGGTGGAGGCCATTGGCGGCTGGCTATCGGGTTCGCTGGCGTTATTGGCAGATGCCGGGCATATGCTGACGGACTCCGCCGCATTATTTATCGCATTGATGGCAGTACATTTCTCTCGGCGTAAACCAGACGCCCGCCATACCTTTGGTTATTTGCGCCTAACCACACTGGCGGCGTTCGTCAACGCTGCTGCATTATTGTTGATTGTGGTATTGATTGTCTGGGAGGCGGTGCGGCGTTTCTTTTCTCCTCATGAAGTGATGGGGGTGCCGATGTTAATCATCGCCATCGCCGGCTTATTTGCGAATATTTTCTGCTTCTGGATTCTGCATCGTGGCGAGGAAGAAAAGAATATCAATGTGCGCGCCGCAGCCTTACATGTCCTGGGAGATCTATTAGGTTCCGTTGGGGCGATTGTGGCTGCGGTGGTGATTCTGACTACCGGTTGGACACCGATTGACCCGATATTATCGGTATTGGTCTCAGCGTTGGTGCTACGCAGCGCCTGGCGGCTGCTGAAAGAGAGTTTTCACGAACTGTTGGAGGGCGCGCCGCAAGAGATTGATATCGACAAATTGCGCAAGGATTTATGCGCCAGCATATATGAAGTGAGGGATGTCCATCACATTCACTTATGGCAAGTTGGCGAACAACGGCTAATGACGCTGCATGTGCAGGTTATCCCCCCCATGGATAACGATGAGTTACTGCATCGTATCGAGCATCATTTACTGCATCACTACAATATTGGGCATGCCACCATTCAAATGGAATATCAGCAGTGCAAAGCACCGGATTGTGGTATTAATCACACCGCCAGTAGCGGCGGGCACCACCACCATCATTAATGGTTAATCAGGCCACGCGTTCAACGGGAAGAAACTCGATGAAAGGTGGCCTGCCTGAGCCGTTATTAACTCTGTGCCGATAACGGACGTGAATGATTTAGGGTTGCGCTCTTCATCCACAACCAAGAGCCATTTAGGGCAATCAGTGTCAGTATCACGTATTCCAGAGCCATCGCATAAACCCCCTGATAGGCAAAAATCGCCACACTGATGACGTCAATCACCACCCAAATCAGCCAGTTCTCAACATATTTGCGTGTCATCAGGATCATCGCCACAATGGATAGCACCATCATGGTGGAATCCCAGAATGGGAACGCATCAGGCTGTAGCTCAGGCATTTGCACATCAGCACCCAAATGCTGCATCACGGTCACGGCGACACGGGTCAACCAGGCAAAAACAGTATCGATGTGCAGCGTCATTAAGGCGATACCAGCCACGCACACTGCGCCCCAAGTCAGTGCTTTCGGCCATGATAACCAGCGAATTTTCAATTCAGTTTGATTGTCTGGTGTTTGCCTGCTCCAGGCGTACCAGCCATAAATATTGGCGACGAAGAAGAACAACTGCAATAACAGGCTGGCATAGAGCTGAATCTGGAAAAAGATTACCGCAAAGAGCGTTACGTTAATCAGGCCAAACAGATAATTAATTATCTTCTCTTTGCTGGCAAACCAAATACAGAGCAACCCAAACAGGGTACCAATTGCCTCTATCCATGAAAGGTCATATCCCCCCGCCCCCAGTGGAATATGCACCAATATATTGCTTGTACTGAGAAAATCCATCTGGCAATCCTTTTATCGGAGAGAAATAATAAGTGTTGAGGTTAATTGTGTCATTTGCGACTTAGGCATTGCCTTTAATCTGTAACTTCAACTGGTTGGCAAAATCCAACATCCGATTCAGCGGTATCAGCGCCTGCTGACGCAATTCTTCATCGACATGTATCTCATGCATCACCCCTCCCTGCTCCAGCCCCTCAGCAATCGCCCTGAGGCCATTCATTGCCATCCACGGGCAGTGCGCGCATGTTCTGCACGTTGCACCTTCACCCGCCGTCGGGGCTTCGAATAATTCTTTATCTGGACACGCCTGCTGCATTTTGTAAAAAATGCCACGGTCAGTCGCCACAATAAGTTTTTGCTGCGGCAACGTTTTTGCCGCCTGAATCAGTTGGCTAGTCGAGCCGACAGCATCAGCCATATCCACCACTGCCTGAGGTGATTCCGGGTGAACTAACACCGCAGCGTCAGGATGCAGTGCTTTCATGCGGGCTAATGCCTGGGTTTTAAACTCGTCATGGACGATACAGGCCCCCTGCCAGCACAATACATCTGCCCCACTCTTCTTCTGCACGTAATTGCCCAAGTGGCGATCCGGTGCCCAGATAATTTTTTCACCCAGACTATCGAGATGTTCAATAAGCTCAACCGCAATACTGGAGGTCACTACCCAATCAGCTCTGGCTTTAACCGCCGCTGAGGTATTGGCATACACCACCACGGTGCGGTCTGGATGGCTGTCACAGAACGCGGCAAATTCATCTGCCGGGCAACCTAAATCCAGCGAACATTCTGCCTTCAGGGTTGGCATCAGCACTTGCTTCTCGGGGTTTAGGATTTTGGCTGTCTCCCCCATAAAACGCACGCCAGCGACCAGTAATGTCGACGCCGGATGGTTATTACCAAATCGAGCCATTTCAAGGGAATCTGCCACGCAACCGCCGGTTTCTTCGGCTAAAGCTTGAATTTCGGGGTCAGTATAATAGTGAGCGACTAACACGGCATCGCGCTGCTTCAGCAGTGTTTTGATTTTCTCACGGTAAAAGGCTTTTTCCTCTTCATCCAAAGGGACAGGCCGTGGAGGAAATGGATAAATAGCCGCATTCACATCAAAAGTTTCACTCATCGCTCACATCTCTGTTGCCAGTTATTCCAGGGTCAGCAAACGTTGCTGGCTGCCAGTAAGTCTTGATTTGTTTTTTATCCTAAACAAAATACTCAATATCCAGCTAAAAGTCGCCCAAAATTGTCTGATAATGGTGAAAATGTTTAATAGAGTTAAAAATTAGATGGAAAAATGAGATACAGATGGGATGTCAGAGAATTATAGGGTGGCGCTTTGGAATATTGTGATAAGGAGTATAAGTAAAATTGCAGGGGAAAGGTATAGCTGGAGAGGTGGCATAATGGTGGGTCGTGCGGGATTCGAACCTGCGACCAATTGATTAAAAGTCAACTGCTCTACCAACTGAGCTAACGACCCATTATGTGTACTGCTAATGACAATTCAGTGCCTGTCGTGCGGGATTACTTGACATAATGGTGGGTCGTGCGGGATTCGAACCTGCGACCAATTGATTAAAAGTCAACTGCTCTACCAACTGAGCTAACGACCCATTATGTATACTGCTGATGACAATTCAGTGCCTGTCGTGCGGGATTACTCACACTTCGGGTATTATTTAGACAAAACAGGAAGAAAAATCTTTGCGCTGATTTCAACTTCTTACATTCAAACCGGCGTGCGGGGAGAATGGTGGGTCGTGCGGGATTCGAACCTGCGACCAATTGATTAAAAGTCAACTGCTCTACCAACTGAGCTAACGACCCGCTGTAATGCGGTACTGCCTAATATAATGGTGGGTCGTGCGGGATTACTCGTCCTGCGGACTCGCCCTTCGGGTCAACGCTACGCGTTGCTGTCTCGCTTCGCTCGACTCGAACCTTTACGGCTCTCATCCCTACGATTTGATACCCTGATAACTCTGCATAATGGTGGGTCGTGCGGGATTCGAACCTGCGACCAATTGATTAAAAGTCAACTGCTCTACCAACTGAGCTAACGACCCATTATGTGTACTGCTGATGACAATTCAGTGCATGTCGTGCGGGATTACTCGTCCTGCGGACTCGCCCTTCGGGTCAACGCTAACGCGTTGCTGTCTCGCTTCGCTCGGCTCGAACCTTTAACCAATTGATTAAAAGCCAACTGCTCTACCAACTGAGCTAACGACCCATTATGTATACTGGTTACTATAATTTCCTGCTGCTTTAACGTTTTACAAGTTGTCTTGGCAACGGCGGCATATATTACTAATTTCTCTTCACAGTGCAACTTAAATTTCTATTGAAGCGTTTAACTGCTTGTTCTTCACTCGCCAAAGTCCAGAAATTAGTCAATATGACCAATTCCTGGACTCGAAAATGGCTAAAGAGCAGATAAACGTTTCTGTGCCTGTTTAGCAGCATCAGTATTAGGATATTGCTTGATCACTTGTTGATAAACCGCCTTCGCTTTATCGCTTTGGCCTTTATCCTGCATGATCACCCCAACTTTAAACATCGCTTCTGAACTTTTTGGAGACTTTGGATAATTTTTTACTACAACAGCATAATAATATGCAGCATCGTCTTTCTTACCTTTGTTGTAATACAACTGCCCTAACCAATAGTTGGCATTAGGCTGGTAAGTCGACTTTGGATACTGTTTCACAAAACCTTGGAAAGCAGTGATCGCTTGATCGAATTGCTTTTTCTCAAGAGCCAGAGAAACGGCTGCATTATAATCGCTGTTTTCATCACCAGTACTTGCTGCAGGTGCCGCTGTAGCAGCCGCTGCGCCTGCGGCAGCAGTATCGGAACTTCCAGCCGCAGAATTATCTGTCGCAGCACCAGTAGCCGCAGAAGCTGAACCCTGCGCACCCTGACCACCGCTCAGACTCTCCATCTGCTGATAGATCTGTTTTTGCCGCTCAACAATTTGATTGAGCTGGTACTGATTTTCTTGGATCTGACCGCGTAAACTATCTACATCGCGTTGCGAATCGGATAGCTGTTGCTGAAGTTGAGTTAATAGTTGGCTGTGAGCGTTGGAAATACGCTCAAGTTGAGTGACTCGATCTTCTACCGAGCCGGAGCCGACATTACTGATTGGCGCTTGGGCAGTAGCGGCCCATGGGACCGCTACGCCAACCAGTAACGACAGACCCACTAAGTGACGTCTGAAGTTACTGTTCATGCGATTCTCTTAGTAAACCAGAACTGCACGACGGTTTTTAGCGAACGCTGCTTCGTCATGGCCCAGTACTGCTGGTTTCTCTTTACCGTAAGAAACGATAGAGATCTGGTCAGCAGAAACGCCTTTACCTTGCAGATACATTTTCACAGCATTTGCACGACGCTCGCCCAACGCGATGTTGTATTCTGGCGTACCGCGTTCATCCGCGTGGCCTTCAACAACAACTTTGTAAGATGGGTTGCTACGCAGGAATGCAGCGTGTGCATCCAGCATTTGAGCGAAGTCAGAACCGATATCGTATTTATCGAAACCGAAGTAAACGATATTGTTCTTTTGCAGTTCTTGCATCTGAAGACGAGCTTGCTCTTCTGAAGACAGGTTGCTGCCATTTTCTGTACCAGTGCCAGCGCCCATGCCAGATTGGTCATTATTTGCGCTTTTGTTAGAACTACACGCAGCGATTGCCAGAACTGGCAAAGCCAACATTAGCCCTTTTAGCACTTTGTTCAGTTGCATCTCTTTGATCCTTTTATAGTTTGCCATACATACGTATTTACACATGCATCACAGATACGGCGACCAGGCAGGAAATTTGACCTGTCCATCAGTTGCCGGAAGACGCGCTTTGAAACGCCCATCAGTCGAGACCAGTTGTAACACAGCTCCCAGCCCTTGTGTCGAGCTATAGATAACCATGGTGCCGTTAGGTGCGATACTAGGCGTTTCATCCAGGAACGTGTCCGTTAATACTTG
The sequence above is drawn from the Yersinia intermedia genome and encodes:
- the nadA gene encoding quinolinate synthase NadA, translated to MSETFDVNAAIYPFPPRPVPLDEEEKAFYREKIKTLLKQRDAVLVAHYYTDPEIQALAEETGGCVADSLEMARFGNNHPASTLLVAGVRFMGETAKILNPEKQVLMPTLKAECSLDLGCPADEFAAFCDSHPDRTVVVYANTSAAVKARADWVVTSSIAVELIEHLDSLGEKIIWAPDRHLGNYVQKKSGADVLCWQGACIVHDEFKTQALARMKALHPDAAVLVHPESPQAVVDMADAVGSTSQLIQAAKTLPQQKLIVATDRGIFYKMQQACPDKELFEAPTAGEGATCRTCAHCPWMAMNGLRAIAEGLEQGGVMHEIHVDEELRQQALIPLNRMLDFANQLKLQIKGNA
- the zitB gene encoding CDF family zinc transporter ZitB, with product MAVSSFFPQDSNSKRLLIAFVVTSLFMVVEAIGGWLSGSLALLADAGHMLTDSAALFIALMAVHFSRRKPDARHTFGYLRLTTLAAFVNAAALLLIVVLIVWEAVRRFFSPHEVMGVPMLIIAIAGLFANIFCFWILHRGEEEKNINVRAAALHVLGDLLGSVGAIVAAVVILTTGWTPIDPILSVLVSALVLRSAWRLLKESFHELLEGAPQEIDIDKLRKDLCASIYEVRDVHHIHLWQVGEQRLMTLHVQVIPPMDNDELLHRIEHHLLHHYNIGHATIQMEYQQCKAPDCGINHTASSGGHHHHH
- a CDS encoding response regulator: MPRLLLVDDHPVVHVALEAALMRATQRYHLHCAADDQQALALLAEYHFDLLILDISLPQLDGLQFLRKIRRHYPQQSIMIYTAQEEEVYAKMAYSAGAQGFMHKGQPMDQLLQAIGDVIAGQLVFPASTLESGSTPNNEKYHLTQKELQILGLLSKGHSNLHIAELLNISNKTVSTHKKNILNKTGAANLLALIAVFNELQP
- the pal gene encoding peptidoglycan-associated lipoprotein Pal, which produces MQLNKVLKGLMLALPVLAIAACSSNKSANNDQSGMGAGTGTENGSNLSSEEQARLQMQELQKNNIVYFGFDKYDIGSDFAQMLDAHAAFLRSNPSYKVVVEGHADERGTPEYNIALGERRANAVKMYLQGKGVSADQISIVSYGKEKPAVLGHDEAAFAKNRRAVLVY
- the cpoB gene encoding cell division protein CpoB, giving the protein MNSNFRRHLVGLSLLVGVAVPWAATAQAPISNVGSGSVEDRVTQLERISNAHSQLLTQLQQQLSDSQRDVDSLRGQIQENQYQLNQIVERQKQIYQQMESLSGGQGAQGSASAATGAATDNSAAGSSDTAAAGAAAATAAPAASTGDENSDYNAAVSLALEKKQFDQAITAFQGFVKQYPKSTYQPNANYWLGQLYYNKGKKDDAAYYYAVVVKNYPKSPKSSEAMFKVGVIMQDKGQSDKAKAVYQQVIKQYPNTDAAKQAQKRLSAL
- the pnuC gene encoding nicotinamide riboside transporter PnuC — protein: MDFLSTSNILVHIPLGAGGYDLSWIEAIGTLFGLLCIWFASKEKIINYLFGLINVTLFAVIFFQIQLYASLLLQLFFFVANIYGWYAWSRQTPDNQTELKIRWLSWPKALTWGAVCVAGIALMTLHIDTVFAWLTRVAVTVMQHLGADVQMPELQPDAFPFWDSTMMVLSIVAMILMTRKYVENWLIWVVIDVISVAIFAYQGVYAMALEYVILTLIALNGSWLWMKSATLNHSRPLSAQS
- a CDS encoding ATP-binding protein, producing MRRCWLVLLLIAQFSLLLLPAQAISALHYNLVSSLNMPASTPFITPNNPWRNATLRVGILNDNVSPYNIIVDHDLYGLNADYLNYIKQATGANVVVIGFSDAKTLNQALKQGDIDLLFGLPRSALNPNLFISKPYFVSKLLVLRSRQNSRQVMLNSADARIAISKMAGMQLVDEIQNKIPHNQLFDNNLQAIYSLLNGLNDYFIADETSASFIIDQLQLGQIYQVESDIKPGSLSLVFAATNPALIETLDHVISNAPMEVLNTIQGRWSKKIPSYLDTGNADLTRMEQEWVKAHPVVYYAAIDDDYPFTYRDSDKQPRGYIVDILNTIAQNTGLQFSPVWSSNPRLADQQVQQNQAMMRALLPLAGGFKAQYDSSIPIHRALWGVYTNAFTRDVSTWGDLSGKRLGVVEGDLGQQLLPRQTTAIVFTNRKAMYDALANGQLDGLIDNVISANFMVLSRYAGVIKLAFAADNIAYPLAFGVAQHSPLLLSILNKNLLQIPPATLQSLRDEWVSDPRNIIDAVNENRMMPPATWLFSTLGGLLILLLVVMIRRFIQRRKERREREILEQARQQAETANKMKSKFLATISHELRTPMNAILGLLELELKKTTATQGNLPVIYSSASSLLSLLNDLQDYAKLETGSLQLLPQPTALIPWINHIRAVYQPLLGMRPITLNVSYSDNLPERVLLDGGRLLQVMNNLINNAIKFTRQGEINVRMAWQPQHEGQGELILQVEDSGCGIAAAEIPHLFQPFYRVETSNNLMIQGSGLGLSICKELIDRMDGTISLTSELNQGTVVTVQLWVAVETTSAAIMRPATASTGMLYLPPSRVAIVDDHPSNLLLMQQQLRHFGIESELFDNGRQLLHAHSQQPFDMLFVDYNMPTLDGFTLARIIRRQERQSQCMAAKIILCSADVQEFTHIQPGNIVIDHWLTKPVILSDIERVLRIQTVMAEEKQVNDNLRETLLRLGNQDPIMVRKLTVTLLDSVVHDSQQLALAQQPLAARTPVLHRVKGSFLILQNAAGAALCQQLISQCQQGKITPAAYTQLQNLLEQLIQGLNQTLSELT